The Streptomyces sp. NBC_01268 genome segment AACAGCCCGACCAGGCCGACCGAGAACGGCGAGCGGGTGATGTCGTAGACCTGGAGCGAGATGGCGAGCGTCGTCATGCCCTGGCCGACCCAGGTGACGGCGTTGCCGAACCAGAGCCGGCGGTAGTGGACGGAGGTGCGCAGCGGGGTGAGGTCGGCGAAGACCCTGCGCTTCCCGGGGCCCGCCTCCTGGGTGGCGGTCACGCGACGGGGGCCGCGAGGCCGGGCGGGACGTCGGCGGGGCGGCCGGCGGCGGTGCGGGCGCCCGCGCTTTCGGCCGGCACGTCGTACCGGAGCTCGGGGCGCGCCCAGTGGATGTGCCCGGAGGGCGGGACGGTGCCCGTGCGGCGGGCGCCGGTGCGCAGGTAGAAGTCCTCGGCGGGCGGATGGGCCACCACCCGTATCGACCCGAGCCCGGCGGCCCGCGCCTCCCCGATCATGTGCTCCACGAGCAGCCGCCCGATCCCCCGCCCCTGGGCCTCGTCGGCGACGAAGGCCAGGTCGAGCTCGGCCTCGTCGAGGAGCAGCGCGTAGAAACCGAGCACCTTGTCCCGGCCGTCGACGGCGACGTACACGGGGTGGTGCTCGATGTACGTGCCGCCCACCTGATACCCGTCGACCATGGCGGCGTAGTCGCCCCGGTAGGCACCGGACTTCCGGACGATCTGGGTGAGGCGCTTGGCGTCGTCGGCCGTGGCGCGTCTGAGGGTGATCTCGACCATGAGGGGAGTATAGGACCGCCTAGGCGGTTGGCTCCTTACATTTATGTGAAGGACGAGAGGCGGTGCTCACCCGCAGGCCGCGAGGTCGTCCGGGTCGACGCCGTCGAGGCGGGCGGCCAGCGCGTTCAGCCGGTCGCGGAGTCCGACGATCTCCTCCAGGTCGAGCCCGGTGGCGGCCGCGATGCGGCGCGGCACACCGAGCGCCCGCTCGCGCAGGGCGGCCCCGTCGCCCGTCACCCGCACGGTGACGGACCGCTCGTCCTCGGGACTGCGGCGCCGCTCGACGTAACCGGCCGCCTCCAGCCGCTTGAGCAGCGGGGACAGGGTCCCGGAGTCGAGCCGGAGCCGCTCGCCGATCCCCTTGACGGGCAGCTCGCCGTGCTCCCAGAGCACGAGCATCACGAGGTACTGGGGGTAGGTGAGCCCGAGCTCCTTGAGCGCGCCGCGGTAGACGCCGTTGAAGGCGCGGGTGGCGGCGTGCAGGGAGAAGCAGATCTGGTTGTCGAGCCGGAGGAAGTCCTCGTCGGCGGCTGCGTCGATGGTGCGTCCGTCCATGGGGTCCAGGGTACGGGAGACCCGCATCACACGCAATTAAGTTGTGCACAACTAAATCGCGCACTATAAATATGAAGGCAGCACGGCCGGCGCACCGGCCGGCACACCGCACCTCCTCGGACAGAACGGACGGGAACACCCATGGACGCGATCTACACCGCAGTCGCCACCGCCAACGGCCGCGAGGGCCGCGCCGTCAGCTCCGACGGCCACCTGGACCTCCCCCTCGCCCACCCGGCGGCCCTCGGCGGCAACGGCCAGGGCACCAACCCGGAGCAGCTCTTCGCCGCCGGGTACGCGGCCTGCTTCGCGAGCGCGATGGGCGTGGTGGCCCGCCAGGAGAAGATCGACATCGCGGACGCCTCCATCACCGCCGAGGTCTCCATCGGCAAGGACCCGTCGGACGGCGGCTTCGGCCTGGCGGTCGTGATGCGCGCGGAGTTCCCGGACCACCTCCAGGGCGAGGCGGGCGCGGCCCTCCTGGAGAAGACGCACGCCTTCTGCCCGTACTCGAAGGCGACGCGCGGCAACATCAAGGTCGAGCTGGTCGTGGAGTAACCACACAAGGTCGTGGCGCAGCAGGACACGGTCCAGGAGCAACCACGGACCGGCCCCATGGCCGCCGCGGCGACCGAGGCCGTCAAGGTCACCGCCGTCGGCAACCGAACGCCCCCTGTGCACTTTTCCCGCACAGGGGGTGTTCGCATCTGCTCGTTCATGTTGAGATACGGGGGATTCGCCTGCCGTACGGCGGGCAGTCATCGGACGGCCGCCGGGCGGTAGTTCGGGGGCGCTCTCCTTGGGGCGCCCGTCGCCGGCCCGTCGGCCGGCACGCCGCGCGCCCCGCCCACCCTCACCCCCGGAGGACAACTCCCCCATGGCCGACCTCAATCGCCGCCGGTTCCTTCAACTGGCAGGCGGCACCGCCGCGTTCACCATGCTGTCCGACAGCATCGCCCGCGCCGCGTCCATACCGGCGCAGGGCTCGACCGGCACGATCCAGGACATCGAGCACATTGTCGTGCTGATGCAGGAGAATCGTTCCTTCGACCACTATTTCGGTGCGATGAAGGGCGTACGGGGCTTCGGCGACCCGCGCCCGGTGACGCTGCCCAGCGGCAAGTC includes the following:
- a CDS encoding MarR family winged helix-turn-helix transcriptional regulator — its product is MDGRTIDAAADEDFLRLDNQICFSLHAATRAFNGVYRGALKELGLTYPQYLVMLVLWEHGELPVKGIGERLRLDSGTLSPLLKRLEAAGYVERRRSPEDERSVTVRVTGDGAALRERALGVPRRIAAATGLDLEEIVGLRDRLNALAARLDGVDPDDLAACG
- a CDS encoding organic hydroperoxide resistance protein, whose translation is MDAIYTAVATANGREGRAVSSDGHLDLPLAHPAALGGNGQGTNPEQLFAAGYAACFASAMGVVARQEKIDIADASITAEVSIGKDPSDGGFGLAVVMRAEFPDHLQGEAGAALLEKTHAFCPYSKATRGNIKVELVVE
- a CDS encoding GNAT family N-acetyltransferase, whose translation is MVEITLRRATADDAKRLTQIVRKSGAYRGDYAAMVDGYQVGGTYIEHHPVYVAVDGRDKVLGFYALLLDEAELDLAFVADEAQGRGIGRLLVEHMIGEARAAGLGSIRVVAHPPAEDFYLRTGARRTGTVPPSGHIHWARPELRYDVPAESAGARTAAGRPADVPPGLAAPVA